A genomic region of Cannabis sativa cultivar Pink pepper isolate KNU-18-1 chromosome 1, ASM2916894v1, whole genome shotgun sequence contains the following coding sequences:
- the LOC115705739 gene encoding uncharacterized protein LOC115705739 isoform X2, with translation MARVSVSLLLLFVWIWWWVAMAEAEYVRYKDPKQPVAIRLRDLLNRMTLEEKIGQMAQIDRSVANVLTMRTYSIGSVLSGGGSTPLPEASAEDWVNMINEFQKGALSSRLGIPMIYGIDAVHGHNNVYNATIFPHNVGLGATRDSDLVRRIGAATALEVRATGIPYVFAPCIAVCRDPRWGRCYESYSEDHKIVQEMTEIIPGLQGDIPSNSRKGVPYVGGKTKVAACAKHFVGDGGTTKGINENNTLTDMHSLLSIHMPAYSDSVIKGVSTVMISYSSWNGEKMHANRELVTGFLKDTLKFKGFVISDWEGIDRITTPPHANYTYSVQAAVQAGIDMVMVPYNYSEFISDLTNLVNSGIIPMERIDDAVQRILLVKFAMGLFENPLADYSLVNELGSQAHRDLAREAVRKSMVLLKNGKNETNQILPLSKKVHKILVAGAHADNLGYQCGGWTISWQGFSGNKNTRGTTIADAIKSTVDPSTEVIYSENPDAEFVKSNDFAYAIVVVGEHPYAETAGDSTTLTMADPGPNVINNVCQGVKCVVVVISGRPIVIEPYLASMDALVAAWLPGSEGQGVADVLFGDYGFTGKLPRTWFKTVDQLPMNYGDPHYDPLFPLGFGLKTESVKELVARSTSAGVVGRPFALLIVASLFISLFSFERGTKF, from the exons ATGGCTAGGGTTTCAGTatcgttgttgttgttgttcgtGTGGATATGGTGGTGGGTAGCTATGGCGGAGGCAGAGTACGTGAGGTACAAAGATCCAAAACAACCGGTGGCGATTCGGTTGAGGGACCTTCTTAATCGAATGACTCTAGAAGAGAAAATTGGTCAGATGGCTCAGATTGACAGGAGTGTAGCTAATGTTTTGACAATGAGAACTTACTCCATTG GTAGTGTATTGAGTGGTGGTGGTAGTACGCCACTTCCTGAGGCTAGTGCTGAAGACTGGGTTAATATGATAAACGAATTTCAGAAGGGAGCTCTTTCTAGTCGTTTGGGTATTCCAATGATCTATGGTATTGATGCTGTGCATGGACACAATAATGTATATAATGCTACAATCTTTCCGCACAATGTCGGCCTTGGAGCTACAAG GGATTCCGATCTGGTTCGAAGGATTGGTGCTGCCACTGCTCTAGAAGTCAGAGCTACTGGCATTCCTTATGTCTTTGCACCATGCATTGCG GTATGCAGAGATCCGAGATGGGGTAGGTGTTATGAAAGCTACAGTGAGGATCACAAAATTGTGCAAGAAATGACAGAGATCATTCCAGGTTTACAGGGAGATATTCCTTCCAATTCCCGGAAAGGAGTTCCATATGTTGGTGGAAA GACTAAGGTTGCTGCTTGTGCGAAGCACTTTGTAGGTGATGGTGGGACAACAAAAGGCATCAACGAGAACAACACTTTAACTGATATGCATAGCTTGCTCAGCATTCACATGCCCGCCTATTCTGATTCAGTTATCAAGGGTGTCTCAACGGTTATGATTTCCTACTCCAGTTGGAATGGAGAAAAAATGCACGCAAACCGTGAGCTAGTTACTGGTTTTCTCAAAGATACCCTTAAATTCAAG GGTTTTGTTATATCAGATTGGGAAGGAATTGACAGGATTACCACGCCACCACATGCTAACTACACATACTCTGTCCAAGCTGCTGTTCAAGCTGGCATTGATATG GTTATGGTTCCTTACAACTACAGTGAGTTCATTAGTGATCTTACGAACCTGGTTAATAGTGGTATCATCCCCATGGAGAGAATTGATGATGCTGTGCAGCGGATTTTGCTTGTTAAGTTTGCCATGGGTCTTTTCGAAAATCCGTTGGCTGATTATAGCTTAGTAAACGAGCTTGGAAGCCAG GCACACAGAGACTTGGCTAGAGAGGCAGTAAGAAAATCAATGGTGCTGCTGAAGAATGGAAAAAATGAAACTAATCAAATATTACCCCTCTCCAAGAAGGTTCACAAAATCCTTGTTGCTGGTGCTCATGCTGATAATTTGGGTTATCAATGTGGTGGTTGGACAATTTCATGGCAAGGATTCAGTGGAAACAAAAATACAAGGg GAACTACTATTGCTGACGCTATAAAATCAACAGTTGATCCGAGCACAGAGGTGATCTACAGTGAGAACCCTGATGCTGAGTTTGTCAAGTCGAATGACTTTGCATACGCCATTGTTGTTGTTGGCGAGCACCCATATGCCGAAACTGCAGGGGACAGCACAACTCTCACAATGGCTGATCCGGGGCCCAATGTTATCAACAACGTCTGTCAGGGTGTTAAGTGTGTGGTAGTTGTGATTTCGGGTAGACCTATTGTGATTGAACCGTACCTTGCTTCAATGGATGCCTTGGTGGCAGCATGGTTACCAGGATCTGAAGGACAAGGTGTTGCTGATGTTCTTTTCGGGGATTATGGATTCACTGGGAAGCTTCCGAGGACATGGTTCAAGACAGTAGATCAACTGCCAATGAATTATGGGGATCCGCACTATGATCCACTCTTCCCTCTTGGGTTTGGGCTCAAAACCGAGTCAGTTAAGGAGCTTGTGGCTAG GTCAACATCAGCTGGTGTTGTTGGAAGGCCATTTGCTCTTCTCATTGTGGCTTCTctatttattagtttattttcttTTGAGAG GGGGACGAAGTTTTGA
- the LOC115705739 gene encoding uncharacterized protein LOC115705739 isoform X1: protein MARVSVSLLLLFVWIWWWVAMAEAEYVRYKDPKQPVAIRLRDLLNRMTLEEKIGQMAQIDRSVANVLTMRTYSIGSVLSGGGSTPLPEASAEDWVNMINEFQKGALSSRLGIPMIYGIDAVHGHNNVYNATIFPHNVGLGATRDSDLVRRIGAATALEVRATGIPYVFAPCIAVCRDPRWGRCYESYSEDHKIVQEMTEIIPGLQGDIPSNSRKGVPYVGGKTKVAACAKHFVGDGGTTKGINENNTLTDMHSLLSIHMPAYSDSVIKGVSTVMISYSSWNGEKMHANRELVTGFLKDTLKFKGFVISDWEGIDRITTPPHANYTYSVQAAVQAGIDMVMVPYNYSEFISDLTNLVNSGIIPMERIDDAVQRILLVKFAMGLFENPLADYSLVNELGSQAHRDLAREAVRKSMVLLKNGKNETNQILPLSKKVHKILVAGAHADNLGYQCGGWTISWQGFSGNKNTRGTTIADAIKSTVDPSTEVIYSENPDAEFVKSNDFAYAIVVVGEHPYAETAGDSTTLTMADPGPNVINNVCQGVKCVVVVISGRPIVIEPYLASMDALVAAWLPGSEGQGVADVLFGDYGFTGKLPRTWFKTVDQLPMNYGDPHYDPLFPLGFGLKTESVKELVARSTSAGVVGRPFALLIVASLFISLFSFERYSLNWSRH, encoded by the exons ATGGCTAGGGTTTCAGTatcgttgttgttgttgttcgtGTGGATATGGTGGTGGGTAGCTATGGCGGAGGCAGAGTACGTGAGGTACAAAGATCCAAAACAACCGGTGGCGATTCGGTTGAGGGACCTTCTTAATCGAATGACTCTAGAAGAGAAAATTGGTCAGATGGCTCAGATTGACAGGAGTGTAGCTAATGTTTTGACAATGAGAACTTACTCCATTG GTAGTGTATTGAGTGGTGGTGGTAGTACGCCACTTCCTGAGGCTAGTGCTGAAGACTGGGTTAATATGATAAACGAATTTCAGAAGGGAGCTCTTTCTAGTCGTTTGGGTATTCCAATGATCTATGGTATTGATGCTGTGCATGGACACAATAATGTATATAATGCTACAATCTTTCCGCACAATGTCGGCCTTGGAGCTACAAG GGATTCCGATCTGGTTCGAAGGATTGGTGCTGCCACTGCTCTAGAAGTCAGAGCTACTGGCATTCCTTATGTCTTTGCACCATGCATTGCG GTATGCAGAGATCCGAGATGGGGTAGGTGTTATGAAAGCTACAGTGAGGATCACAAAATTGTGCAAGAAATGACAGAGATCATTCCAGGTTTACAGGGAGATATTCCTTCCAATTCCCGGAAAGGAGTTCCATATGTTGGTGGAAA GACTAAGGTTGCTGCTTGTGCGAAGCACTTTGTAGGTGATGGTGGGACAACAAAAGGCATCAACGAGAACAACACTTTAACTGATATGCATAGCTTGCTCAGCATTCACATGCCCGCCTATTCTGATTCAGTTATCAAGGGTGTCTCAACGGTTATGATTTCCTACTCCAGTTGGAATGGAGAAAAAATGCACGCAAACCGTGAGCTAGTTACTGGTTTTCTCAAAGATACCCTTAAATTCAAG GGTTTTGTTATATCAGATTGGGAAGGAATTGACAGGATTACCACGCCACCACATGCTAACTACACATACTCTGTCCAAGCTGCTGTTCAAGCTGGCATTGATATG GTTATGGTTCCTTACAACTACAGTGAGTTCATTAGTGATCTTACGAACCTGGTTAATAGTGGTATCATCCCCATGGAGAGAATTGATGATGCTGTGCAGCGGATTTTGCTTGTTAAGTTTGCCATGGGTCTTTTCGAAAATCCGTTGGCTGATTATAGCTTAGTAAACGAGCTTGGAAGCCAG GCACACAGAGACTTGGCTAGAGAGGCAGTAAGAAAATCAATGGTGCTGCTGAAGAATGGAAAAAATGAAACTAATCAAATATTACCCCTCTCCAAGAAGGTTCACAAAATCCTTGTTGCTGGTGCTCATGCTGATAATTTGGGTTATCAATGTGGTGGTTGGACAATTTCATGGCAAGGATTCAGTGGAAACAAAAATACAAGGg GAACTACTATTGCTGACGCTATAAAATCAACAGTTGATCCGAGCACAGAGGTGATCTACAGTGAGAACCCTGATGCTGAGTTTGTCAAGTCGAATGACTTTGCATACGCCATTGTTGTTGTTGGCGAGCACCCATATGCCGAAACTGCAGGGGACAGCACAACTCTCACAATGGCTGATCCGGGGCCCAATGTTATCAACAACGTCTGTCAGGGTGTTAAGTGTGTGGTAGTTGTGATTTCGGGTAGACCTATTGTGATTGAACCGTACCTTGCTTCAATGGATGCCTTGGTGGCAGCATGGTTACCAGGATCTGAAGGACAAGGTGTTGCTGATGTTCTTTTCGGGGATTATGGATTCACTGGGAAGCTTCCGAGGACATGGTTCAAGACAGTAGATCAACTGCCAATGAATTATGGGGATCCGCACTATGATCCACTCTTCCCTCTTGGGTTTGGGCTCAAAACCGAGTCAGTTAAGGAGCTTGTGGCTAG GTCAACATCAGCTGGTGTTGTTGGAAGGCCATTTGCTCTTCTCATTGTGGCTTCTctatttattagtttattttcttTTGAGAGGTATAGTTTAAATTGGTCCAGGCATTAA
- the LOC115705739 gene encoding uncharacterized protein LOC115705739 isoform X3, with the protein MVLMLCMDTIMYIMLQSFRTMSALELQGKDSDLVRRIGAATALEVRATGIPYVFAPCIAVCRDPRWGRCYESYSEDHKIVQEMTEIIPGLQGDIPSNSRKGVPYVGGKTKVAACAKHFVGDGGTTKGINENNTLTDMHSLLSIHMPAYSDSVIKGVSTVMISYSSWNGEKMHANRELVTGFLKDTLKFKGFVISDWEGIDRITTPPHANYTYSVQAAVQAGIDMVMVPYNYSEFISDLTNLVNSGIIPMERIDDAVQRILLVKFAMGLFENPLADYSLVNELGSQAHRDLAREAVRKSMVLLKNGKNETNQILPLSKKVHKILVAGAHADNLGYQCGGWTISWQGFSGNKNTRGTTIADAIKSTVDPSTEVIYSENPDAEFVKSNDFAYAIVVVGEHPYAETAGDSTTLTMADPGPNVINNVCQGVKCVVVVISGRPIVIEPYLASMDALVAAWLPGSEGQGVADVLFGDYGFTGKLPRTWFKTVDQLPMNYGDPHYDPLFPLGFGLKTESVKELVARSTSAGVVGRPFALLIVASLFISLFSFERYSLNWSRH; encoded by the exons ATGGTATTGATGCTGTGCATGGACACAATAATGTATATAATGCTACAATCTTTCCGCACAATGTCGGCCTTGGAGCTACAAGGCAA GGATTCCGATCTGGTTCGAAGGATTGGTGCTGCCACTGCTCTAGAAGTCAGAGCTACTGGCATTCCTTATGTCTTTGCACCATGCATTGCG GTATGCAGAGATCCGAGATGGGGTAGGTGTTATGAAAGCTACAGTGAGGATCACAAAATTGTGCAAGAAATGACAGAGATCATTCCAGGTTTACAGGGAGATATTCCTTCCAATTCCCGGAAAGGAGTTCCATATGTTGGTGGAAA GACTAAGGTTGCTGCTTGTGCGAAGCACTTTGTAGGTGATGGTGGGACAACAAAAGGCATCAACGAGAACAACACTTTAACTGATATGCATAGCTTGCTCAGCATTCACATGCCCGCCTATTCTGATTCAGTTATCAAGGGTGTCTCAACGGTTATGATTTCCTACTCCAGTTGGAATGGAGAAAAAATGCACGCAAACCGTGAGCTAGTTACTGGTTTTCTCAAAGATACCCTTAAATTCAAG GGTTTTGTTATATCAGATTGGGAAGGAATTGACAGGATTACCACGCCACCACATGCTAACTACACATACTCTGTCCAAGCTGCTGTTCAAGCTGGCATTGATATG GTTATGGTTCCTTACAACTACAGTGAGTTCATTAGTGATCTTACGAACCTGGTTAATAGTGGTATCATCCCCATGGAGAGAATTGATGATGCTGTGCAGCGGATTTTGCTTGTTAAGTTTGCCATGGGTCTTTTCGAAAATCCGTTGGCTGATTATAGCTTAGTAAACGAGCTTGGAAGCCAG GCACACAGAGACTTGGCTAGAGAGGCAGTAAGAAAATCAATGGTGCTGCTGAAGAATGGAAAAAATGAAACTAATCAAATATTACCCCTCTCCAAGAAGGTTCACAAAATCCTTGTTGCTGGTGCTCATGCTGATAATTTGGGTTATCAATGTGGTGGTTGGACAATTTCATGGCAAGGATTCAGTGGAAACAAAAATACAAGGg GAACTACTATTGCTGACGCTATAAAATCAACAGTTGATCCGAGCACAGAGGTGATCTACAGTGAGAACCCTGATGCTGAGTTTGTCAAGTCGAATGACTTTGCATACGCCATTGTTGTTGTTGGCGAGCACCCATATGCCGAAACTGCAGGGGACAGCACAACTCTCACAATGGCTGATCCGGGGCCCAATGTTATCAACAACGTCTGTCAGGGTGTTAAGTGTGTGGTAGTTGTGATTTCGGGTAGACCTATTGTGATTGAACCGTACCTTGCTTCAATGGATGCCTTGGTGGCAGCATGGTTACCAGGATCTGAAGGACAAGGTGTTGCTGATGTTCTTTTCGGGGATTATGGATTCACTGGGAAGCTTCCGAGGACATGGTTCAAGACAGTAGATCAACTGCCAATGAATTATGGGGATCCGCACTATGATCCACTCTTCCCTCTTGGGTTTGGGCTCAAAACCGAGTCAGTTAAGGAGCTTGTGGCTAG GTCAACATCAGCTGGTGTTGTTGGAAGGCCATTTGCTCTTCTCATTGTGGCTTCTctatttattagtttattttcttTTGAGAGGTATAGTTTAAATTGGTCCAGGCATTAA
- the LOC115705739 gene encoding uncharacterized protein LOC115705739 isoform X4 — MVLMLCMDTIMYIMLQSFRTMSALELQGKDSDLVRRIGAATALEVRATGIPYVFAPCIAVCRDPRWGRCYESYSEDHKIVQEMTEIIPGLQGDIPSNSRKGVPYVGGKTKVAACAKHFVGDGGTTKGINENNTLTDMHSLLSIHMPAYSDSVIKGVSTVMISYSSWNGEKMHANRELVTGFLKDTLKFKGFVISDWEGIDRITTPPHANYTYSVQAAVQAGIDMVMVPYNYSEFISDLTNLVNSGIIPMERIDDAVQRILLVKFAMGLFENPLADYSLVNELGSQAHRDLAREAVRKSMVLLKNGKNETNQILPLSKKVHKILVAGAHADNLGYQCGGWTISWQGFSGNKNTRGTTIADAIKSTVDPSTEVIYSENPDAEFVKSNDFAYAIVVVGEHPYAETAGDSTTLTMADPGPNVINNVCQGVKCVVVVISGRPIVIEPYLASMDALVAAWLPGSEGQGVADVLFGDYGFTGKLPRTWFKTVDQLPMNYGDPHYDPLFPLGFGLKTESVKELVARSTSAGVVGRPFALLIVASLFISLFSFERGTKF; from the exons ATGGTATTGATGCTGTGCATGGACACAATAATGTATATAATGCTACAATCTTTCCGCACAATGTCGGCCTTGGAGCTACAAGGCAA GGATTCCGATCTGGTTCGAAGGATTGGTGCTGCCACTGCTCTAGAAGTCAGAGCTACTGGCATTCCTTATGTCTTTGCACCATGCATTGCG GTATGCAGAGATCCGAGATGGGGTAGGTGTTATGAAAGCTACAGTGAGGATCACAAAATTGTGCAAGAAATGACAGAGATCATTCCAGGTTTACAGGGAGATATTCCTTCCAATTCCCGGAAAGGAGTTCCATATGTTGGTGGAAA GACTAAGGTTGCTGCTTGTGCGAAGCACTTTGTAGGTGATGGTGGGACAACAAAAGGCATCAACGAGAACAACACTTTAACTGATATGCATAGCTTGCTCAGCATTCACATGCCCGCCTATTCTGATTCAGTTATCAAGGGTGTCTCAACGGTTATGATTTCCTACTCCAGTTGGAATGGAGAAAAAATGCACGCAAACCGTGAGCTAGTTACTGGTTTTCTCAAAGATACCCTTAAATTCAAG GGTTTTGTTATATCAGATTGGGAAGGAATTGACAGGATTACCACGCCACCACATGCTAACTACACATACTCTGTCCAAGCTGCTGTTCAAGCTGGCATTGATATG GTTATGGTTCCTTACAACTACAGTGAGTTCATTAGTGATCTTACGAACCTGGTTAATAGTGGTATCATCCCCATGGAGAGAATTGATGATGCTGTGCAGCGGATTTTGCTTGTTAAGTTTGCCATGGGTCTTTTCGAAAATCCGTTGGCTGATTATAGCTTAGTAAACGAGCTTGGAAGCCAG GCACACAGAGACTTGGCTAGAGAGGCAGTAAGAAAATCAATGGTGCTGCTGAAGAATGGAAAAAATGAAACTAATCAAATATTACCCCTCTCCAAGAAGGTTCACAAAATCCTTGTTGCTGGTGCTCATGCTGATAATTTGGGTTATCAATGTGGTGGTTGGACAATTTCATGGCAAGGATTCAGTGGAAACAAAAATACAAGGg GAACTACTATTGCTGACGCTATAAAATCAACAGTTGATCCGAGCACAGAGGTGATCTACAGTGAGAACCCTGATGCTGAGTTTGTCAAGTCGAATGACTTTGCATACGCCATTGTTGTTGTTGGCGAGCACCCATATGCCGAAACTGCAGGGGACAGCACAACTCTCACAATGGCTGATCCGGGGCCCAATGTTATCAACAACGTCTGTCAGGGTGTTAAGTGTGTGGTAGTTGTGATTTCGGGTAGACCTATTGTGATTGAACCGTACCTTGCTTCAATGGATGCCTTGGTGGCAGCATGGTTACCAGGATCTGAAGGACAAGGTGTTGCTGATGTTCTTTTCGGGGATTATGGATTCACTGGGAAGCTTCCGAGGACATGGTTCAAGACAGTAGATCAACTGCCAATGAATTATGGGGATCCGCACTATGATCCACTCTTCCCTCTTGGGTTTGGGCTCAAAACCGAGTCAGTTAAGGAGCTTGTGGCTAG GTCAACATCAGCTGGTGTTGTTGGAAGGCCATTTGCTCTTCTCATTGTGGCTTCTctatttattagtttattttcttTTGAGAG GGGGACGAAGTTTTGA
- the LOC115704364 gene encoding ERAD-associated E3 ubiquitin-protein ligase HRD1-like — protein sequence MAVVTRGRCYVRLSFDDTPDIPTPTRHDGIKFIVFHVRLSHTIIDYSENLLLPTTTISTKTHYLDQRSFLIMHDTLTQIVLMASNLELPFIDLATPRISTFALRNLEANPNSLYVAVSINIHTITTRFPTPLQQQQQDEDVLDRSFREALDTVQTVPATQDSIRALQDLSDDDDGLSSETCSICLEKISSFGDCRSKGVEMPCSHVFHKDCIVQWLEISHLCPLCRYPMPTTTTTSSSSSS from the coding sequence ATGGCGGTTGTTACTCGTGGTCGTTGCTACGTGAGGTTGAGTTTTGATGATACTCCTGATATTCCTACTCCTACTCGTCATGATGGTATTAAATTTATAGTCTTTCATGTACGCTTAAGCCACACAATCATCGACTACTCTGAGAACTTATTATTACCAACTACCACTATTTCTACTAAGACACATTACCTTGACCAAAGAAGCTTCTTGATAATGCATGACACCCTCACTCAAATCGTTCTCATGGCGTCGAATTTAGAGCTCCCCTTCATCGATCTTGCTACCCCCCGCATATCAACTTTTGCGTTGCGCAATTTAGAAGCCAACCCCAACTCCCTCTATGTCGCTGTATCTATCAATATCCATACCATAACTACACGCTTTCCTACTCCTCTTCAGCAACAGCAGCAAGACGAGGATGTACTTGACCGTAGCTTCAGAGAGGCGCTTGACACTGTTCAGACTGTCCCTGCCACGCAAGACTCCATTCGCGCCCTTCAAGACTTAAGCGATGATGACGACGGTTTGAGTAGCGAGACTTGCAGTATCTGTTTGGAGAAGATTTCATCTTTTGGTGATTGTAGAAGCAAAGGGGTAGAGATGCCTTGTTCTCATGTGTTTCACAAGGATTGCATTGTTCAATGGCTCGAAATTAGCCACTTGTGCCCTTTGTGCCGCTATCCAAtgcccaccaccaccaccacttcctcttcatcttcatcttga